The Caulifigura coniformis genome includes a region encoding these proteins:
- a CDS encoding PDZ domain-containing protein has translation MKLMSETILRDARVLRRSRVSFGAALVLAAIFGTPVAPLSAQSIPLPILEERAFQQAALKAEASVVRIETIGGVDVIGETLIANGPTSGVVVGADGWIITSSFNFLSQPTSILVTVGEGQRHPARLVAKDESRQLTLLKIDAEGLKTLEAVPREEFRVGQWTIALGRTLEPTFPNVSVGILSALNRISGKAIQTDAKISPVNYGGALVDLNGRCLGIIVPMSPDREEVTAGVDWYDSGIGFAVPLVDILRVVDRLKAGETLKPGRLGILYPDKGLLTGEVKIDKVRPRSPAEAAGLLANDVIVGLDGQEVDRAATLKQLLGPKYGGDSVVLKVRRGSETFEKPVTLVSQIPPFELGFLGLLPERKPKSEPGPASIRAVLPGSPAETAGLKPGMAVIKVGDKSTPSFADVQTALETQAAGDKVTLEIEEKGQKSTREATLAATPEAVPETPAAPVIPTPAEAPKDLKTGRFVDTIEGDDRRFWAYVPEHYNPAFSYGLVVWLHPEADKREASTLELWKSHCEERGLILVAPPASNEEWGASDVEFVLGVIAKMQKRYTIDPVRTVVVGEAEGGRLALFLGLTKRDVVAAVATIGFALPARVPEVDPENPVRFHVSTFDGSPTASAIRKSIEPYRKEKYPLILQEWKGAGQEGPTAETVGELVRWIDTLDGV, from the coding sequence ATGAAGCTGATGTCAGAAACCATCCTGCGGGATGCCCGGGTTCTCCGAAGAAGCCGGGTTTCTTTCGGCGCGGCCCTCGTCCTCGCCGCGATCTTCGGCACGCCGGTCGCCCCACTCTCCGCGCAGTCCATCCCACTCCCGATCCTCGAGGAACGCGCGTTCCAACAGGCGGCCCTGAAGGCCGAAGCGTCGGTCGTCCGCATCGAGACGATCGGCGGCGTCGACGTGATCGGCGAGACGCTGATCGCCAACGGGCCGACCTCCGGAGTCGTCGTCGGCGCCGATGGCTGGATCATCACCAGCTCGTTCAACTTTTTGTCCCAGCCGACCTCCATTCTGGTGACGGTGGGCGAAGGCCAGCGACATCCTGCCAGGCTGGTCGCGAAGGATGAATCGAGACAGCTCACCCTGCTGAAAATCGATGCCGAAGGGTTGAAGACGCTCGAGGCCGTTCCCCGCGAGGAGTTTCGCGTCGGCCAGTGGACGATCGCACTGGGCCGGACCCTGGAACCGACGTTTCCCAACGTGAGCGTCGGAATCCTCAGCGCGCTCAATCGCATTTCCGGCAAGGCGATCCAGACCGATGCCAAGATCTCTCCGGTCAACTACGGAGGAGCGCTGGTCGACCTCAATGGTCGCTGCCTTGGCATCATTGTCCCGATGTCCCCCGACCGCGAAGAGGTGACCGCCGGCGTCGACTGGTACGACTCGGGAATCGGGTTCGCCGTTCCACTCGTCGACATCCTGAGGGTGGTCGACCGGCTCAAGGCCGGCGAGACCCTGAAGCCCGGCCGGTTGGGTATTCTCTATCCCGACAAGGGACTCCTGACCGGCGAGGTGAAGATCGACAAGGTCCGGCCGCGTTCACCGGCCGAGGCCGCCGGGCTCCTCGCCAACGACGTGATTGTCGGGCTGGACGGGCAGGAGGTCGACAGGGCCGCAACCCTCAAGCAACTGCTCGGCCCGAAGTACGGCGGTGATTCGGTCGTGCTCAAGGTTCGCCGCGGAAGCGAGACGTTCGAGAAGCCCGTGACTCTCGTCAGCCAGATTCCACCTTTCGAACTCGGCTTTCTGGGGCTGCTCCCGGAACGGAAGCCGAAATCGGAACCGGGACCTGCTTCGATTCGTGCCGTGCTTCCGGGGTCTCCTGCGGAGACGGCTGGCCTGAAGCCGGGAATGGCCGTCATCAAAGTTGGAGACAAGTCGACTCCGTCTTTCGCGGATGTGCAGACGGCGCTCGAGACGCAGGCGGCCGGCGACAAAGTGACCCTGGAGATTGAAGAGAAGGGCCAGAAGTCGACGCGCGAGGCGACCTTGGCCGCCACGCCAGAGGCCGTGCCGGAGACACCCGCTGCTCCTGTGATTCCGACTCCGGCCGAGGCGCCGAAGGATCTCAAGACGGGTCGTTTCGTCGACACGATCGAGGGGGACGACCGTCGTTTCTGGGCCTACGTGCCCGAGCACTACAACCCGGCCTTTTCGTATGGCCTGGTCGTCTGGCTGCATCCTGAGGCGGACAAGCGGGAAGCCTCGACGCTCGAACTCTGGAAGTCGCACTGTGAAGAGCGCGGTCTGATTCTCGTCGCGCCGCCGGCGTCGAACGAGGAGTGGGGGGCGTCCGACGTCGAATTCGTGTTGGGCGTGATTGCGAAGATGCAGAAACGCTACACGATCGACCCGGTACGCACCGTCGTCGTCGGCGAAGCGGAAGGAGGACGGCTGGCGCTGTTCCTGGGGCTCACGAAGCGAGACGTCGTCGCTGCGGTGGCGACCATCGGCTTCGCCCTTCCGGCGCGCGTTCCCGAAGTCGACCCCGAGAATCCCGTCCGGTTCCACGTTTCGACGTTCGACGGCAGCCCGACCGCTTCCGCCATCAGGAAGAGCATCGAGCCCTACCGCAAAGAGAAGTACCCCTTGATCCTGCAGGAATGGAAAGGAGCCGGCCAGGAAGGCCCCACAGCGGAGACGGTCGGCGAACTCGTCCGCTGGATCGACACCCTCGACGGCGTCTGA
- a CDS encoding HAD family hydrolase: MLRTILFDLGNVIVHFSHARMCEQIGAVLEWTGPETREFLIDSGLMWNFERGLVTEGDLLAAVEKQRERKIELVSLSTACSDIFQLNEPLVPVIESLKRRGLRLVVLSNTSHWHVDWIRRHWNVLDLFDELVLSYEVGAIKPEPAIYEAAMKAIRCRPEECFYTDDIPAYVAAGREFGLQAEVFTDVAALIPQLAARGITI, from the coding sequence TTGCTCCGCACCATCCTGTTCGACCTCGGCAACGTCATCGTCCATTTCTCTCACGCCCGCATGTGTGAGCAGATCGGCGCCGTGCTGGAATGGACGGGTCCCGAGACCCGCGAGTTTCTGATCGACTCGGGACTCATGTGGAACTTCGAACGCGGCCTCGTGACCGAGGGGGATCTCCTTGCCGCCGTCGAGAAACAGCGCGAACGGAAGATCGAGCTCGTCTCGCTGAGCACTGCGTGCAGCGACATCTTCCAGCTCAACGAGCCGCTGGTTCCGGTGATCGAATCGCTCAAACGCCGGGGGTTGAGGCTGGTCGTCCTGTCCAATACGAGCCATTGGCATGTCGACTGGATTCGCCGCCACTGGAACGTGCTCGATCTGTTCGACGAACTCGTCCTCTCCTATGAAGTCGGGGCGATCAAGCCGGAGCCGGCGATCTACGAGGCCGCGATGAAGGCGATCCGCTGCCGCCCGGAGGAATGCTTCTACACGGACGACATCCCCGCCTACGTCGCCGCGGGTCGTGAGTTTGGACTGCAGGCCGAAGTGTTCACGGACGTGGCCGCGCTAATCCCGCAACTGGCGGCGCGTGGCATCACGATCTGA